From Candidatus Binataceae bacterium, the proteins below share one genomic window:
- the tpiA gene encoding triose-phosphate isomerase, producing the protein MRKKLFAANWKMHLLPEQARALTSRLMAALDQWLGQEREREVMVAPAAILIPAVAQVLQHSALYLGAQNMHFEDQGAFTGEISPPMLQACGVQFVILGHSERRHLFHEDDEIINRKLKAALRHNLRPILCLGETLDQRDSGRTTEVLLSQFEAGLEGLSPGDIARVTLAYEPVWAIGTGRNASPEQAQIEHGALRAALSDRAGKKVADAVRILYGGSVTPDNVDSLIVKPDIDGALVGGASLRAESFVRIVRAGLG; encoded by the coding sequence ATGCGCAAAAAACTGTTTGCCGCCAATTGGAAGATGCATCTGCTGCCCGAGCAAGCTCGCGCCCTGACCTCTCGACTCATGGCCGCGCTCGACCAATGGCTGGGTCAGGAGCGCGAGCGCGAAGTGATGGTGGCTCCAGCGGCGATCCTGATTCCCGCCGTAGCCCAGGTCTTGCAACACAGCGCGCTGTATCTGGGCGCTCAGAACATGCATTTTGAGGATCAGGGCGCTTTCACCGGCGAGATTTCGCCCCCGATGCTGCAGGCCTGCGGCGTGCAATTCGTTATCTTGGGCCATTCTGAGCGTCGCCATCTGTTCCACGAAGACGACGAGATTATCAACCGCAAGCTCAAGGCCGCCCTGCGGCACAACTTGCGACCCATCCTCTGCTTGGGCGAAACCCTGGATCAGCGCGATAGCGGCCGCACCACCGAGGTTTTGCTCTCCCAGTTCGAGGCTGGCTTGGAGGGGCTCTCGCCCGGCGACATCGCCCGCGTTACCTTGGCCTACGAGCCGGTATGGGCCATCGGCACTGGGCGGAACGCCAGTCCTGAACAGGCGCAAATAGAGCATGGCGCGCTGCGCGCCGCCCTCTCTGACCGGGCCGGCAAGAAAGTGGCGGACGCGGTACGGATCCTCTATGGCGGTAGCGTCACTCCCGACAACGTTGACTCATTGATAGTTAAGCCCGATATTGACGGAGCTTTGGTCGGGGGCGCAAGCTTGAGGGCTGAGTCGTTCGTCCGGATTGTTCGGGC